The sequence below is a genomic window from Acetomicrobium sp. S15 = DSM 107314.
TTTAGCTTCAAAAGACATTTATGCCCCTCCTGCGGTTATGCTTGAAGCGGTAAAACCAAAAAACTTTCCCAAAAGAAGAAGACCTGCAAGCGAGAATATGCTTATAGCCACGAGAAGCACGGTCGCCGCACAGGCAAACCCCGTGCTCACATAAAAAGCCTGATAAAGCACCACCGGGTATGTCTGGGTCGCCGAGCCGGTCACCATAACGGCCAACTGGAACTCCCCCAAAGACATGGAGAATGTCATTAAAGCCCCGGAAATCACGCCCGGCATCACGTTCGGTATGAGAACCCTTCGCGTCAAAAACAAAGGATGGGCGCCGAGCGAAAGCCCGGCTTCTTCCATCGTCCTCCAATCGATGAGCTCAAAATTTGCGACGATGGGCCGAAGCATGAAAGGTAAAGTGTATATCAAGTGCGCCCCTACGAGGAGTTTAATCGTTCCAACCCAAGAAAAAGACGGCCAATTAAAGGCCTGAATCAGCCCCAAGCCCATAACGACCGGGGGAATTGCAACTGGGAGGAGCACCAAAAAGTCCACGAGAGATTTAAGCCACCTTTTATCCAGCACGCTGACGGCGTAAGCGGTACATATGCCTATAAACGAGTTTATTACGACCGATAGAGCCCCCACTATGAGGCTCATCCGCAAAGCCCTAAGATACATGGAGCGAGAAAAGAGATCAGCATACCACCGCCATGTGAACCCTTGGGGGAAAAGCGAGCCGAACCACTTCTCACCGAAGGAGCCGACGAGGATGAGGACTATCGGCATGACTATATAGGCAAGGTAGAGCATTAACCCACCCACTAACAGGGACTTTTTTATCATCTCTATCCATCCTCACCGCAGAGT
It includes:
- a CDS encoding ABC transporter permease; its protein translation is MIKKSLLVGGLMLYLAYIVMPIVLILVGSFGEKWFGSLFPQGFTWRWYADLFSRSMYLRALRMSLIVGALSVVINSFIGICTAYAVSVLDKRWLKSLVDFLVLLPVAIPPVVMGLGLIQAFNWPSFSWVGTIKLLVGAHLIYTLPFMLRPIVANFELIDWRTMEEAGLSLGAHPLFLTRRVLIPNVMPGVISGALMTFSMSLGEFQLAVMVTGSATQTYPVVLYQAFYVSTGFACAATVLLVAISIFSLAGLLLLGKFFGFTASSITAGGA